The DNA region TAGAGTTTACTGTTATTTACTGTCTATTTTTGGCTGTTTGAGTGAAGCCGCTAGTAGCTCACCAAACTTTGCTAGGTCGCATGTTTTCATGATGGTTACTCTATGGTTCTTCTTTAGCATGTTGCTGGGATCCAGTGCCATCATCCCTCGGCCCAAAGCTCCCTGCAGCTCCACCCGAACTGCGCACTCCACGCTCTCCAACACAACGCTGGGGTCAATGCACGCCGCCACAGCGTATGCATCATAGGGCACGAAGCCCTGGCCGAAGAGCACGTCTCTTTTGTTCACCCCAAACTCCCGAGAGAAAGCCCAGCACTTGGATGTGATGGTCTTCATAAAATGAGCAGCAGCTTGATCTTGGTCAGTTATCTTCTCAAAAAAGTCCTGGATGCCATTCAAAGAGAAGACAGAAAAATGTGAGAGAGGGTCTCAGCGTTATATGATAACACAGGCAGTAAGAAACAAGTCCATCTtaaataaaaagacaaaaaacaaacaaactggtaTAAATAGAAAACTCACCCACGGAAGCTTATTTCTGCAAGTAAATTCCCATGTTGCAATATATGTAGGACATATGTATTCTTCCAAAACAACATATGCAGACTCAGGATCCATAACAAAGTTAAattcaccacacacagacacattaccTTTTCCT from Alosa alosa isolate M-15738 ecotype Scorff River chromosome 9, AALO_Geno_1.1, whole genome shotgun sequence includes:
- the si:ch211-201h21.5 gene encoding probable uridine nucleosidase 1 isoform X1, producing the protein MTQKLLIIDTDCGIDDAQAIMVALAQPDVKVLGITCCFGNTTVDHVCQNVVRVLSVCRRNEIPVFKGSAGPLVGAFNALKDHFGTDGLGDVLKAEDPVGCKDQIKQDNAVTAMIRLVSENPGQVSLVALGPLTNLALAIRLDPAFPQKLKDLFIMGGNMEGKGNVSVCGEFNFVMDPESAYVVLEEYICPTYIATWEFTCRNKLPWDFFEKITDQDQAAAHFMKTITSKCWAFSREFGVNKRDVLFGQGFVPYDAYAVAACIDPSVVLESVECAVRVELQGALGRGMMALDPSNMLKKNHRVTIMKTCDLAKFGELLAASLKQPKIDSK